The segment CCGATGTGCCCCGTGGGGAACTCGAGGATCGTCTTGTCGTCGCTCGGGATGGCGTCGTTGAACGGCTTCGACGCCTCCGGCGGGATGAGGTGGTCGTACTCCGCGACGATCTGGAGCACGGGCATGTCGATGTTCTCGATGTCGACGTGCTCGCCACCGAGGTGGAGTTCGTTCTCCATCAGCTTGTTCCCCTGGTAGATGTCCGTGATGAACTCGTTGAACGTGGTGCCGGCGACGTCGATGCCGTCGCCGAGCCACTCCTCCATGCGTGCGAAGTTCTCGACGAAGTCCTCGTTCTCGACGTTCTCGTAGAGGTTCACGTACTTCGTCACGTAGTTCTGGACGGGGTCCATGAGCGCGAACCCGACGTCCAGGAACTCCGCGGGAACGTTGTGGAACGTGTCCGTGACCGCCTCCGGGTCGAAGTACTCGTCGTCGCCCCAGAGTTCGAGGACGCCGCTGTCGCCCGTGAAGCACAGGCCCGCGGCCATGAGCGCGAGCGTCCGGACCTTCTCCGGGTGGAGCGCGGCGTACATCGTCGACATCGTCCCGCCCATGCAGTAGCCGAGGACGTTGATGCTGTCCTGCCCGGAGCGCTCGCGGACTTCGTCGACGCAGTTCTCCATGTACCGGTTGACGTAGTCGTCGAGCGTCAGCGACCGGTCGAGCGTCGACGGCTCGTCCCAGTCGATCATGTACACGTCGAACCCGTTGTCGAGCAGCGTCCGGATCACGGAGCGCTCGGGCTGGAGGTCGAGGATGTACGGGCGGTTGATGAGCGCGTACACGACGAGGATCGGAACGTCGTGCTGCTCTTCGGTGCGGGACTCGTAGTGCAGGAGCCTGAGCTTGTTCTCCTCGTAGACGACCTCGCTCGGCGTCTCGCCGACCTCGACGTCCTGGAACGTCTCCGCGCGATCGGGTGCGGTCGTCGTCTTCTCGATGAGGTCGGCCGCGTTCTCCCAGGCCCGCCGCTGGGCCTCCATCGTGGCTGCGAATGGGTTCTGCACGTTACTCCTCCAGCTGTTCGAGGACGCGGTCGAGCTTCTGCTCGACGGCGTGCTGGCGGCGCTCCAGTTCCACGAGTCGGTCGCCGATCTCAGTGACGTGCTCGTCGGTCGCAAACCCGAGCTGCTGGAGGGTGTCCTCGGCCATCTGGTCGGCCTGCTGCTGGGCCTCCATCATCTGCTGGACGGTCGACCCCGTCCACGCGGCGAACGCGGTCGTCTCCATGACGTCCTTGAACGCGGAGTTCGCGGTGTTCAGCCAGATGTCGCGGAACTCGCTCGGGTCGACCTCTTCGCCCTCCATCGAGTCGTCGACGCGCTCGACCATCTGGTCGGCGGCGTCCATCCACGCCTGGTACGCGTTCTTGTAGCCCTCGAGGCCCTCCTCCATCTCGGGCTGACGCATGCTCGTGG is part of the Halorubellus sp. JP-L1 genome and harbors:
- the phaC gene encoding class III poly(R)-hydroxyalkanoic acid synthase subunit PhaC, encoding MQNPFAATMEAQRRAWENAADLIEKTTTAPDRAETFQDVEVGETPSEVVYEENKLRLLHYESRTEEQHDVPILVVYALINRPYILDLQPERSVIRTLLDNGFDVYMIDWDEPSTLDRSLTLDDYVNRYMENCVDEVRERSGQDSINVLGYCMGGTMSTMYAALHPEKVRTLALMAAGLCFTGDSGVLELWGDDEYFDPEAVTDTFHNVPAEFLDVGFALMDPVQNYVTKYVNLYENVENEDFVENFARMEEWLGDGIDVAGTTFNEFITDIYQGNKLMENELHLGGEHVDIENIDMPVLQIVAEYDHLIPPEASKPFNDAIPSDDKTILEFPTGHIGMSVSSKSHAELWPDVCEWFEMRMPDEAESAAEHADAETDADAAVAEDATDADAQATEDGVEIEVEGTEAPSLTDLSGIGQAYADDLADAGYETVLELANADAATVAAEADLPVSRVEDWIDQASAYHDE
- a CDS encoding poly(R)-hydroxyalkanoic acid synthase subunit PhaE, producing MPNQQTVPTDWNDFVADMNEQFMDAMEQNMEAQASFVEQWSEAVESTSMRQPEMEEGLEGYKNAYQAWMDAADQMVERVDDSMEGEEVDPSEFRDIWLNTANSAFKDVMETTAFAAWTGSTVQQMMEAQQQADQMAEDTLQQLGFATDEHVTEIGDRLVELERRQHAVEQKLDRVLEQLEE